GCCTGATCCTCGTTCCCGCGCTGTTCAGCGTGTACCCCACGGCCGCACCCGCCTCGCTGTTCGGCACGAACAAGTCCGCCGCGATCCTGGGCACGGCCTGGGCCACGGCACAGTACGCCAAGCGGGTCGAGATGCGCTGGCACGCGCTGGCGCCCGCCGCCGGCGCGGCGCTGGTCGGCAGCTTTCTGGGCGCGTGGACGGTCACCCTCGTCAGCGCCGACGGGCTGCGCAAGGCGCTGCCCTTCGTGCTGCTGGCCGTGTTCCTCTACACACTGGCTCGCAAGGACCTCGGCCGCACCCACGCGCCGCAGTACAGCGGGCGCACCGAAGCGCTGCTCGCCTCGCTCGTGGGCGGGGCGGTGGGTTTCTACGACGGCTTCTTCGGCCCGGGCACCGGCAGTTTCTTCGTGTTCCTGTTCGTGCGCGTGCTGGGCTACGACTTCCTCAACGCCTCGGCCAGCGCCAAGCTCCTCAACACCGCCACCAACGCCGCGGCCATCGTGCTGTTCGCGTTCAAGGGCCATGTGTGGTGGCACATCGCCGCGGTGATGGCCGTCGCGAACATCGCAGGCAGCCTGCTCGGCACACGCCTTGCGTTGCGTCACGGGGCGGGTTTCGTGCGCGGCGTCTTCATCGTCGTGGTGGGCCTGCTCATCCTGAAGACCGGATGGGACGGCCTCGTGCGCGGCATGGTCTGAGCCGCCCGTTCCGCCGAGGAAGCCCTGATTCCGCGGCCACTTCGCCTTTACGGGTTCGACGGTGGTCGCTAGGATCGCCAAAGACCACTTCACCCTGGATCTCGCCATGTCGTCCGTCGACTCGAAACTCCGCACCCTCAACATCGACATCCCTGCTCAGCCCGAGTCGCTGGTCCAGCTGTCGCTGCTGCTCGCGTCGGACGATGTCAACGTGCAGGCCATCGGCCACCTGGTCGAAGGCGACATGTCGCTGGCCGCCGCGGTGATGAAGGCCGTCAACTCCTCGCTCTACGGCCTGAAGGGCCGCGTGCAGAGCGTCCAGCAGGCGGTGACCTACCTCGGCACGCGTGAAGTCGCGGCCGTCACGTTCGAATTCGGCCTGCGCGCGGTGTTCCCGCCCGCCTCGGAACTCGACGCCGTGTGGGAACGCGCCGCGGTGCGCGGCCTCCTGATGGGCCGCATCGGGCAGGCCCTGAGCGTCGACCCGTGGGGCGCCCACTCCGCCGGTCTGTTCGAGGAGTGTGGCAAGGCCGTGCTGTTCAAGCACGCGCAGGACACCTACCGCCCGCTGCTGGCCAAGGCCCACAACGACACCGAACTCGTCGACCTCGAACACGAGGCCTTCGGCGTGAGCCACGACGCCCTGGGCGCCGCGCTGTGCGAAAGCTGGGGCCTGTCGCCCGGCGCCGTGGCCAGCGTGCGGCACCACGTGCGCGTCAACGCGCTGCACC
This genomic stretch from Piscinibacter gummiphilus harbors:
- a CDS encoding HDOD domain-containing protein; translated protein: MSSVDSKLRTLNIDIPAQPESLVQLSLLLASDDVNVQAIGHLVEGDMSLAAAVMKAVNSSLYGLKGRVQSVQQAVTYLGTREVAAVTFEFGLRAVFPPASELDAVWERAAVRGLLMGRIGQALSVDPWGAHSAGLFEECGKAVLFKHAQDTYRPLLAKAHNDTELVDLEHEAFGVSHDALGAALCESWGLSPGAVASVRHHVRVNALHQLPAQAPRRSICVLSALANTLMTDPERLEEVAQAVAPQAMLDQTLVLRGARKVQQQIEDAAARG
- a CDS encoding TSUP family transporter — protein: MFELLTVSVASLLAGFVDAIVGGGGLILVPALFSVYPTAAPASLFGTNKSAAILGTAWATAQYAKRVEMRWHALAPAAGAALVGSFLGAWTVTLVSADGLRKALPFVLLAVFLYTLARKDLGRTHAPQYSGRTEALLASLVGGAVGFYDGFFGPGTGSFFVFLFVRVLGYDFLNASASAKLLNTATNAAAIVLFAFKGHVWWHIAAVMAVANIAGSLLGTRLALRHGAGFVRGVFIVVVGLLILKTGWDGLVRGMV